Part of the Nicotiana sylvestris chromosome 5, ASM39365v2, whole genome shotgun sequence genome is shown below.
AGTGTTATGATGGAAATGACCACTAGATAATGAAAAACTTACTCATGATCACTAATTTTTTCTGCCATTCGGCTGTCTGAAGTGGTACAAATTCTGGAAAATTGTATGCTTTTGAGAATCTCAGCTACATCAGCATTTCTTCTCAGCTCATCTCCTTCTTTTTCCCCAGAAGCCAAGTGACTGCACACAAAGCAAAAGCTCGTTCGATACAGTGACATGCTTATTGCTATACACCCCTGCATATATAATATAAACCATGTTCCATAAAGAGCCAATGGGAAATTGAAAATTCTAGATTCAATATAAAACCAATTTAACTAGGCATGTTCTTATTGTAAAGTTGAtttcttttgtatatttttaaacCAGGCCAACTTGTGCTTATCTCGACTATTTCACCGGATACATGCTACCTCCTACCAGTACATGTATCGGGCAACTTTGGCCACCAAAAATGAAAAGTTGATAACAGGCAAATATGGTACATGAAAAGTACTCTTTTCCATCACTTTCAATGATCATGTCTATTAAAACCTACCATATTCAAATTTTAATAAAAAGGAAGAATAGTCAAATATTAAAACATTCTTGAACCAACCTTGTTTCCTAGACAACCCATGATACCTCTTCCAAGAGAAGATATTCTGAGATGGCCAATATGATGCGCTAACTCTTTTCGTGCCCAAACTGAAAGGAAAATCCCCACCATTTGCTTACTTGCTATGAGATTATAACTCAAACCATTAGAAGAAGGAAATTCTGCAATTGATTGTAAATCTTCTTCACTGGAATCGCGATGATGATTCAAGGGAGAACAAGAAGGATCACTGAGCTTTCGTTGacgccttgttgttgttgattctaAAGGGCAATTACAAGTCTTGAGAAGGGTACTATTAGTTCTCAAACTCTTGCTAAGGCTTTTAAGAGAATGCTTATGAAAAGAGTTGGATTTTGAATGTTTTGAATTATGGTAGCTTGAATCACAAGACTGGACTGATTCATGATATGATTTGTTTAATGCATGGCTTATGAGTGCTAACCATCTTGCTGCTGGCTCACTATCTTCACTCACTAATATATTTCCTGCATTTAAGGGAACAATTTCTTGAAACCTGAAAATTAAAAGAAACaactttatcaaaaaaaaaaaaaaataataatcacaTCTTGTTCGACAAAATTAACAAATTATTTATTGTTAATCATACCCCAAAACATATATGTCTGCAGAACCTTCCACTTGCAAGAAATCTTCAAGATTAAGTCCATGATTAGGAGCTTTTCCTCCTACATTCCATGTCCCggcaaaaaccctaaaaaattccaGTCACATATTCTAGTAATAATATTGGCTTGAAAATCAAGAAAGTTTGATGTGATATGAATTAATCATACCTAATACTTTTAATCATAGTAGCAGGTGCCGTGGAATGATCAAAAGTCGAAAGATTTAGGCCTTCAATCCGTGCACTATTATGCCTTTCTGAGAGTAGATAAGAAATTAGTCCCATGGTTGTGTGGTTTGGATTTTCTTGAGTTTGAAACTAAAGATATATAACTTTTTCAATGGGCAAAGCCCTCATAGGTCAATTCTATAATACGAATACTACTTACACATTATGTTTAATTTTACAACTGTAtaatgataaaagaaatagaTTGCCAATAATAATCAATTATACATTTTAGTCTTCTGTTAGGTGAGCTACCAAAATACTATGCCAGAAGCTAAGCAGATTCTAGTCTTTTAGCTTGATGGTGTACGTGGCTAACGCACGTTACACAGTTTTTTGGAACACCAGAAAAACCCGCAGCCATTACATTTTCTGTCACAATCTCTGTCTTATGGGTAATAGCCTGCAAATCACACAGAGGATATAAACTGCACTAGACAAGCCTTGTGCGACAGGTTTGACCAAGAAGGCAAGACGGCACATTACACGGTTTCTATCCCTAATTAACATAATTTTAGTTAGaaatttcataaaaaaaattctcCCTATACGACATAAATCCGGTGATGTAATTAAAGATTGGAGTCAAAGGGCTACATTGGTTAGACTAAATGCACTATAGCTAAATAATGATAACCTTAATGGGATATGTCGAAGTAGTACCATAATACAGATTCAAATTAAAAAACTTTCTAGGATAATATTATTTTATTCCCTCACATAGGACGAAGATTAAAAAAAGGTTTGTAGAATCATACAAATTCAATTATTATAGACGATTCATCAAAAACACAAATATAAAACTTTACTAGATATGTTACTTTAAGATGAACATAAAATGGATATATTTAAAGAATAGTATAATTCCATCATGCACAGGAAAAGttcataaaatttaattaatacattaaacattttatttgaaaaataggTCATGTTGCTGATGATAATCCCTACCTGAGAAACTTCTCTTCACTGTAGAAGACGTTTCAAGAAAAGCTTTTCTCCTTGATGTAATCCTCCAATCCACTTCTGCtcccaaatcacccaacaaaaaataaaaaaatccattatcataaaaattaaagaaaaaaaatatattattgcaaaaataaaaataaaaatggcaAAGGTAAATATTGAAAACCGAACCTTGATCATTGTTATCTGATTGTGTTAGGTCCTCCTCAGAGCCTCCTATACTGCTTCTTTTGGAACTAAAGAGCTTTGGGATGATACACTTTTATTTTAcaacatgaaaaaaaaatattcaaaactCTATTTTTCCAACAGatcaagaaaatcaaaaaaaaaacaaaaaaaaatataataatagaaAAATAATGAATGTACCTTCTTTTTTTCACCCTTTACAGAATTGTCAGGGGTGGTGGCTGTAGAGCTGCTAGGGGAAGTTCTAGCGCCGCCGCCGGGGGTGGTGTTGATGGCGGCTGCCTTAATCATGTGGATGTTATCATCAGATTTACAACGCCTTGTTGGCGACGACATTCATGCATTCATTCACTTCAAATTGTAACGTTCGATTAAATATAGTTCCAAAATTGGGGTCAAGCCCCAGTTTTTCTTATGGATTAACAACTAATTAATTacgtttaattaattaaataaatctaCCAATGCACAAAACACCAAAGAAAACTCCAAGAAACTTTCTTGATTTCTTTCTCGTCTTCCTAAATTTCTGTGTTCTTTTTGTTCTGTGCTTTGTGTTTGACTTTTTAGTTTCTTGAAttctttttgttattattattattatattattattattattattattactattaccattaccataattaattaaacttttttatttgcttttagggtttctctttttttccataagtttttcttttgttaatttttaatttttaattttttttttttaaaaaaaaaaccaatgggATGAGAGTTTGCCGCCAAATCTTTCGGAGATTTTGGGGTAATCGGTGATTAAACAGTTAACATCAAGGGGAGTAATTTTCATTAGTGGTTACCCCCTGTTGACAGTTCATTATCAATATCTGTCCCCacctaaattttatttttatgtctcTCTTTGATTAATTAATGTATAGTT
Proteins encoded:
- the LOC104239355 gene encoding type I inositol polyphosphate 5-phosphatase 5 isoform X2; the encoded protein is MSSPTRRCKSDDNIHMIKAAAINTTPGGGARTSPSSSTATTPDNSVKGEKKKCIIPKLFSSKRSSIGGSEEDLTQSDNNDQEVDWRITSRRKAFLETSSTVKRSFSERHNSARIEGLNLSTFDHSTAPATMIKSIRVFAGTWNVGGKAPNHGLNLEDFLQVEGSADIYVLGFQEIVPLNAGNILVSEDSEPAARWLALISHALNKSYHESVQSCDSSYHNSKHSKSNSFHKHSLKSLSKSLRTNSTLLKTCNCPLESTTTRRQRKLSDPSCSPLNHHRDSSEEDLQSIAEFPSSNGLSYNLIASKQMVGIFLSVWARKELAHHIGHLRISSLGRGIMGCLGNKGCIAISMSLYRTSFCFVCSHLASGEKEGDELRRNADVAEILKSIQFSRICTTSDSRMAEKISDHDRVIWLGDLNYRVSLSYEETRLLLEDNDWDSLLEKDQLNVEREAGRVFSGWNEGKIFFAPTYKYSHNSDSYAGETTKSKKKRRTPACICRGCGGGGRGRGQQQLKV
- the LOC104239355 gene encoding type I inositol polyphosphate 5-phosphatase 5 isoform X1 encodes the protein MSSPTRRCKSDDNIHMIKAAAINTTPGGGARTSPSSSTATTPDNSVKGEKKKCIIPKLFSSKRSSIGGSEEDLTQSDNNDQEVDWRITSRRKAFLETSSTVKRSFSERHNSARIEGLNLSTFDHSTAPATMIKSIRVFAGTWNVGGKAPNHGLNLEDFLQVEGSADIYVLGFQEIVPLNAGNILVSEDSEPAARWLALISHALNKSYHESVQSCDSSYHNSKHSKSNSFHKHSLKSLSKSLRTNSTLLKTCNCPLESTTTRRQRKLSDPSCSPLNHHRDSSEEDLQSIAEFPSSNGLSYNLIASKQMVGIFLSVWARKELAHHIGHLRISSLGRGIMGCLGNKGCIAISMSLYRTSFCFVCSHLASGEKEGDELRRNADVAEILKSIQFSRICTTSDSRMAEKISDHDRVIWLGDLNYRVSLSYEETRLLLEDNDWDSLLEKDQLNVEREAGRVFSGWNEGKIFFAPTYKYSHNSDSYAGETTKSKKKRRTPAWCDRILWRGEGIEQLSYIRGESRFSDHRPVCAVFAVDVEAEAEAEANNNSKFRKGFSCTATRLEYEDLIPLRHSSYHY
- the LOC104239355 gene encoding type I inositol polyphosphate 5-phosphatase 5 isoform X3, giving the protein MIKSIRVFAGTWNVGGKAPNHGLNLEDFLQVEGSADIYVLGFQEIVPLNAGNILVSEDSEPAARWLALISHALNKSYHESVQSCDSSYHNSKHSKSNSFHKHSLKSLSKSLRTNSTLLKTCNCPLESTTTRRQRKLSDPSCSPLNHHRDSSEEDLQSIAEFPSSNGLSYNLIASKQMVGIFLSVWARKELAHHIGHLRISSLGRGIMGCLGNKGCIAISMSLYRTSFCFVCSHLASGEKEGDELRRNADVAEILKSIQFSRICTTSDSRMAEKISDHDRVIWLGDLNYRVSLSYEETRLLLEDNDWDSLLEKDQLNVEREAGRVFSGWNEGKIFFAPTYKYSHNSDSYAGETTKSKKKRRTPAWCDRILWRGEGIEQLSYIRGESRFSDHRPVCAVFAVDVEAEAEAEANNNSKFRKGFSCTATRLEYEDLIPLRHSSYHY